From the genome of Nicotiana sylvestris chromosome 2, ASM39365v2, whole genome shotgun sequence, one region includes:
- the LOC104236350 gene encoding FACT complex subunit SPT16-like, with the protein MIPEQFQKRLNAFYINWIQHKKQLWGNSDVVVIHTPPKLAKFCNPKSSSFFLWLLGDDFTDTTVIFTPYGIYFLCTHKSFSKLREFCSCVTLTRKIPTSVQLKDKTDDGFLIIDATIRDARNIRNEKAFLDVDKECPFVVGYVEGEYPKSKLFLNCINKLEPTKYQGATVNFGLDVMFNVADEQSVGPSARLDEKLVSISKENEANQSRKSEEKNILQESCSLMDYDLEHKLQLDDPVNYLSSKLEENKILLEKEKVYIATSTSLMDGTISGDDFTGSLRKDSVVMDHDDDEDWMLIEGKEEGQETNVANKLSWKRWITDKISKSFGLGDKTKIKASSH; encoded by the exons ATGATCCCAGAGCAGTTCCAGAAGAGGCTTAATGCCTTTTACATAAATTGGATCCAACACAAGAAACAACTATGGGGAAATTCTGATGTTGTGGTTATTCACACCCCACCAAAATTGGCCAAGTTCTGCAATCCAAAATCATCCTCCTTCTTTTTATGGCTCTTAGGTGATGACTTTACCGATACAACTGTAATCTTCACTCCTTATGGAATTTACTTCCTCTGTACCCATAAAAGCTTTTCCAAGCTCCGTGAATTTTGCTCTTGTGTCACGTTGACACGGAAAATCCCAACATCAGTTCAACTGAAAGACAAGACCGATGATGGATTCTTGATCATTGATGCTACGATACGTGACGCTAGAAATATTCGTAACGAGAAGGCCTTTCTCGATGTTGATAAGGAGTGTCCGTTTGTGGTTGGTTACGTAGAAGGCGAGTACCCAAAATCGAAGCTTTTCTTGAATTGTATTAATAAGTTAGAACCAACTAAGTATCAGGGCGCCACTGTCAATTTTGGTCTTGATGTGATGTTTAACGTGGCTGATGAACAAAGTGTTGGACCCTCCGCGCGTTTGGATGAGAAATTGGTCTCAATATCAAAGGAAAACGAAGCTAACCAGTCACGTAAATCTGAAGAAAAGAATATATTGCAGGAGTCTTGTTCACTTATGGACTATGATTTGGAGCATAAATTGCAATTAGATGATCCAGTCAATTATTTGTCAAGCAAACTAGAAGAAAACAAGATATTACTTGAGAAGGAGAAAGTTTATATTGCGACGTCGACTTCACTGATGGATGGTACAATATCAGGAGATGATTTCACTGGCAGCTTGAGGAAGGATTCTGTAGTTATGGATCATGACGATGATGAAGATTGGATGCTAATtgaaggaaaggaagaaggacAAGAAACAAACGTGGCTAATAAACTCAGCTGGAAAAG GTGGATCACGGATAAAATATCAAAATCATTTGGTCTTGGGGATAAAACGAAGATTAAGGCTTCTTCACACTAA